The Hordeum vulgare subsp. vulgare chromosome 7H, MorexV3_pseudomolecules_assembly, whole genome shotgun sequence DNA window ACCAATTTATCCCTTTTCCACCACAATACCAAGTTGAGATAGCAATCATTTCATGTGTATTTTGATTACCCATAATACACAGATCCTGTTCTGACAGAAGAAGTAAATACATCAAACATTGCCTAACTAACACGATCCACTTCACATGCTTTATAAATAATGTGATTCATCCCTATCCTTCTTCAAACCTCCCTGGCTTTATTGCAGAGGAATAACAAATAGGATAGATGGACGAGACTTCCATGTATCTATTCACAAATGTAAAATCACACATGAGTGTGTCATGTAGTGTATGTCAAATAACCTTTTTTAACCTTTGTCATACAAGATAATTTTCATCAAATCATACACCAAATATTGTTGGCACGTCGAAATTTGTTTTCATGTCGATGAACTCATTCCATAAAATAAGCAAACCGAACAAAAACCATACTGTTTTTCGTGTAACTTCAGCGACGAAAGCTAGCACGCCATGTTGCTTGGAATGTGCAAAGATTGCGAGAACATTTTTGGGACATGGATGTACGAGAGATTCTTAAGATCCATACCTCATCGAGGAATGGCCAAGACTTCCTAGCTTGGTTCCCGGAGAGGAGCGGACAGTTCACCGTGCGAAGTGCATATCGTCTTGCCACCTTGGGCGCTGTCCCTGGAGTAGTGGGCGCGTCCAGCAACACCCCATCCGGGGAGTGGCCGGTCTGGCGCTGCATATGGGGTGAAAAAGTGCCCCTTAAGATGAGGATTTTGTCTTGGAAGGTGGTCTCGGGTGCCCTAGCCACTAATGCTTGCAAAAAATACCATCATATATCTACGAGGGATACATGCCCCTTATGTGCAAAGGAGATGGGGACCAACTTCCACGCCCTAGTTGCATGTGATCATGCGCGTGAGGTGTGGCTATAGAGGAGGTCGATGTAGAGATTACCTCGCGAGGAGCTGTTGCAAGACACATGGCAAGAATGGTTATTGAATGTGTTGGCAAATTGTGATGAGTTGATgacgcagtgtgtgatcatgttgcTTTGGCGTATTTGGTCCCTCCGGTCTGACTTAGTGCATGGGAAGGAAGTGCCAACGGTGGTTGCAACCATCTTATATTTGCAGTCCTTAGATCTCTCCAGATAGTATTCTATAGAAGAGATTATCAAAGGCAAGATTCCTATGGTGCAGGAGGAACCAACTATTGTGCAGAAGGAGCTCCAGTTCCTTCCATGGCCGAGGCCACCACCGGATTGGATGGCCCTGTCTATCGATGGATCTTTCTTACTGTCTAATGTTTCAGCAACGGTAGGAATGAttctgaggaggcatgatgggagTGTTATATTTGCGGCATACCGTTGCATATTTAATTGCAATGATGCACTCGAGGCAGAGTTACATGCGCTAATGCAGGGTATGGCTGTGGCTATCCAACACTGCGAGCTACCTATCATAGTCTAGTCGGATTTTTCTATGGCCCTCTCCGCTATGTGTGGTAACAGCTTAACCAGACGTGTCTATGGACATCTAGTTGCTGAGATTCGTCATCTTATGTAGATAGAGTTTTCATTCCCTAAAATTAGTCGTGTGCAGAATAGGATTGCAGATTGATTGACCGTGTATAGTTGTACAAAGAGCATTACTGCTGTATGGCTTGGACGAGGTCCACCGTGTGTCGAGAAACTCTTATCTTTTGATTGTAACCCTatgcaaatggaataaaactcttTTACGAGCAAAAATAAACATGTTGCGAAAGTGGGAGGCGGATTATTTATGTCTTTTTAAGATGGGATGGGTAGCCAAATTCATTATTTTTAATCTTTTTTTTGAGGGATTTTTTTTTAATCTTGTAGCCGAATTCATAATGGACTCTTTCTTCTATAGGCCAGCCGGGCCCAACAAGCGGCACCACGCCACCCCAACCCAGATCCTTCGATTTCTACGTGCCCAGCAGGTTCCCAGCCGCCGTCACGACCTCGTTTCTCCCGTCGTCTCTCACCAGCCCGCACCAAACCTGCAGCCCCTCTCCCTCATCCCATTGCCAGTTCCACCCACCCGCCGGCTCCACCTTCCGAATCTCGGACGCCTCCGCGCCGGCCGCAGGTCACGCGACTCGACTTGCTTCCGTTCCGGCGGCGGGGGAAGAGATGGCGGCGAACCTCGAGGACGTGCCGTCGGTGGATCTCATCACCGAGGTGCTCCGCCGCGCCAAGTGCAGCTCCAAGCCCGACAAGCGCATCATCCTCGTCGGTAAAACCCGCTCTTGCATCTTCGTTTGCTTCCACCTGCAAGGTTTCTTTCGCAGTCGACGGGGAAATCTAATCTGTGCTCAGCGCATCTGGATTTGTTCATACTTGCAATGCGTGGAGTTGAATTGGGGGCACTTGAATCCACATTGGTGGAATTAGCTGCAGTATTCTTCACAGGGAGATTGGTTCTCACCGCTCTTATTTGTGTTGCCACCTAATTAGTACTAATCACTTTGTTTGTGTGGAATTTTAGTAATTGATAGATGTGTAGAATTTTAATAATTGATACCAATTTTAGTACTATTTGATTCCACCTAATTAGCGGTAATTGATAGATGTGTGGAATTTTTCATCCATGGAAGTTTCCCGAGGATGATGAAACAGAAAGGACTTGTGAATAGTTCTTTAGTGTCATAATCACTATGGTACCATGTGCAAGCCTTTTGTGGTTGGTGAGACGAAAAAAGTGGAATTCTTTGAGTACGAGTAAAGGTATAGATTACAAACAGTAACTTGGGAAGGAAGATATTTATAGTCTTTCCTTTTCTTTGTTTATATGTCGCTTTTCGTTGGATCCAATGTGTCTTCATCATAGTTTCTTCAGTGGTACAACAAATACAAGTGACATTATTTATTTTGTTTAGTGTTTGCTGCTAACAATGTGCTAACCTTTTTCATCCTTAGTATAGAATAAAACCTCTAAGCTTTTGAAAAAATGACTTGTGAATAGTTCTCTTGTGTTTTTTACTAAGTCCAGCAGAGCTGATTACCTGATTCACAACTGCAAGTCTGCAATTACATCATTTTTTTTGCATTGACAAATTGTTACTTTTTTTACAACAAAGATGAATAAATCAAATGCAGTTAATATCTGCCcctacatatcaaaatttcttgcAAGGCCTTGTTTCATTCTATGCAACATCTTGTTTAGGAATATTGACCTTTATAACTAGTaggtactccctctgttctaAAATAAGTGTCGTGGTTTTAACTAAAACCacaacacttattttggaacggagggagtattatctaACTACTTCGTTCACtataagatgttctaacttttTTCTGAATCGGATGTAtgttttagtgtgtttgttcacCCATTTCAGTCCGTATGTGGTCaatattgaaatatccaaaacatcttatatttgggaatggagggagtagctgCATCTGACTAGTTGCCTGGCTAAAGGAATACGACATTGCATGAGAGTATCTGAATATGATTGTGTACGGAAGAGGTCAGGTTGTGATGCACTTGGAATGCTTTTGCAGATGCTGAAGAACACACACATAACAATATGATAGTATACTTTAACTATCTGGTTCATCTGATTCCTTAACAGAAAGTGTGATTGTTTGTATTCTAGATTACTCTATGCTCTGGCAATATGACAATGTAACATGTATGAATTCTGTAGGTCCACCTGGCTCTGGAAAGGGTACACAGTCACCCCTTATTAAAGATGAATATTGCTTGTGCCATTTAGCCACTGGTGATATGCTGAGGGCTGCTGTCGCTGCTAAGACTCCTCTGGGGATCAAGGCTAAAGAAGCAATGAACAAGGTAGGATTTCAAGAAGCAAACTAGCAATTAAGAACCATCAGAAACCTCGTTTGTTGATTTCTTTGTTTCTTCACTTTCTTTAGGGAGAGCTTGTTTCAGATGACTTGGTTGTTGGGATTATTGATGAAGCCATGAAGAAACCTTCATGCCAGAAaggttttatccttgatggcttcCCTAGAACTGTTGTTCAAGCACAAAAGGTACTTGGTCAATACGCATCACCTTGAAAAGCATTATTTCTATTATAAGGACTATATTGACAGATAATAGTAGTTATGTTCTGGGAGATTTTTTTGGGGGCGTCCTAACGGTGTGTTTGAACAATGGTTGCAGCTCGATGACATGCTGGCAAGGCAAGGCGCTAAAGTTGACAAGGTTTTGAACTTTGCAATTGATGATGCAATTTTGGAAGAACGAATTACTGGCCGTTGGATACACCCATCGAGTGGTAGATCTTACCATACGAAGTTTGCTCCTCCGAAGACTCCTGGAGTTGATGATGTAAGTCAAATGCATAATACTGGGCGCTGTGCCTGTATATGTCATATTTGCATGATCTTTTAGATCATTATCGTTGCTTCTCTCTTGCATGCCACTCCCTAGTTTGCCTCACAATTGGCCGTGCTAAGCTGgtatgcacatatatatatatatattcaatcTTTGGCAAATATTTATGTTGTGGATGATGACTTTTATAGTTTGCCAGATAAAGTCTAGGTTTAATCCTCTATGGGGTTTGCTTCTGGTTGTATGCGCAAATAATTTTGACTACTAGAGCGATGTTATGATTTTGTTTAAATAGTTGAATATTTCCTCAGGCTGTATTTTTATTGATGTCTTGTATAACATAATAAATCCTCTCTTTCCCTGATAGTATGCTATTTACAAATTACCAGAAATAAATATGTTTGACATGTTTTTGCAGTAAGTAGAGATTATGCATTATTGCTAGTACAGCGATCTTTGGTTGTGGAGGCatatgctactattttctgcaagaGTTTGTATGTTTCATCCAGAAAATATGTGTGCATCTGTGATTATCGTATCCCTTTGCTGCTATATATTTTCACTCACTGGTATTTTGGTGCCAATTATTGACCTCTGATTCTTCTCCCGTTTACCAAGGTTACCGGAGAGCCCTTGATTCAAAGGAAAGATGACACAGCTGCGGTCTTAAAGTCAAGGCTTGAGGCTTTCCATATGCAAACTGAACCTGTATGTTTTCTGAACTAACTATGTTTCTTCAGATCTTTCTTCAGGATAAAACTATTCTTCTGTTATTGTTCATCCTCCTGTTGCATACTTTCATGAATGCCTTTCCTACTTAAATCTGGTTTTACGTCTTTTGGGCTTCACATTTCTGGGATGATACCTTATCCCCATTTAcataaatatatattatatggTCAACATTTGCATGGACAAGTTATTTTTATTAGCTGGCATATATTCTGACCGCACCGAGTTTCTGATTGTGAAAGGACCGTTGATCATCTGACATCAAGCATATCTGTTGCTGTTCGGTCAATTTTTAAAATCTGAAAACTGTTTGCTTCTCCCAGGTGATTGACTACTACTCCAAGAATGGGTTGGTGGTAAATCTTCATGCGGAGAAACCACCAAAGGAAGTGACCGTTGAGGTGCAGAAAGCCCTTTCATGAAGCAGCCCATTTTCACATTGAAAACGGCATGTACCAAAGCCCTTGTCCGGGTTCCTAGAACTAGGAAGTAATAAACTGATAACGGCATCGTACAATTCACATTTTCTGCCTGCCATGTGCGTGATTGCACCATTTTGTTACAGGTTTTGCAAGCTCATGATTGGTCCGAGCGATTTAGCCGTACAAATGAGCATTATTTTATACATATGGACATCCTTTTTCATATACATGAGCATTATTCTGTGTCACAATACCTTGTTTGTGAAATGTACTAGTATTATCTTTAGGAAATCACTAGTTGAGTAAGGGTGCAGTTACGGAGCTTTTGCGGGATCTATTCTATGTCGGACAGCTTGCTGTGTCGCTTCATCACATCCAAGTCACGCATGGCATGCAGGTATCAGTCTTAGGTTCATGAATGCGCGATAAAGCATGACAAAAGATGCTCAAATCACATACTCcctcgtcacggtttagaaggcgtgcgTGCAAATTCTTTAGgatctaggtggttattgattggctatgaaatgagttaaaaaatatcattcacactacgcatgcatatagaagtagtacaacggagtactaattagctactaggagtaaatgcaacgtGCTTTAATCTTTGTCTATTTTAGAAACGCACGCAAGTCTAACTGTGCCTTTTAAACCATGACGGAGGGAATCTTTGTCTATTTTAAAAACGCACGCAAgtctaactgtgccttctaaatcatgacggagggagtatagatTAATCAAGCAACATTCTCATTGTTGCGAAGACCGTTGCCACCAACAGCGCCGCCTCCATCGACAACATTGACCGGAGAGCTTGCGCCACCATCTTCATGAAGTTGAAGTGAAGAGCTCGCACCACCATCCTCACGAACTTGGACTGGAGATTGAGCAtggccaccatcaccaccattcACACGGCTTGCCTAAGCAGCACAACCAATACCGAAGCGAAGCAACCGACCACAAGATTTGAAGCTCCATCTTCCTTCGGAGCATGATCTTCATTCTTTTTCTCTCCCAAAATTCTCTTGCCATTGCATCCATGCCCTTCGTATTCATCATCATGAACCAGCCCTCCTCGGTAGTCCTCTCGTCCTTCCTCTTTTGCTTCTCTAGGGCGAGCTTGCGCTCCTCGAAGGCACACTTCTTTTCCCATTTCTCCCCTTTGCGCTTCTCTTTCTTCTCGGCCATGGCAACTTTTGCATCCCAATGCTTGGCTAGCATGGCCTCCTTCGTCTTCGTCATCTCACCAATTTGATTTCTCAAAGAGATTGCCTCAGACATCCTCTTCACTCTTgctttctccttcttgttttcatcCGGGTTGTCTTTGTTTCTTCCTCCTCTTGgtgcatcatcactatcatcgtcaTCCTCAATCTCCACTTTCACGCCTCTCTTTGGAGGGGATTCTTTGTCCCTCACTCTCCACTTTCACGCCTCTCTTTCGAGGGGATTCTTTGTCCCTCACTCTCCACTTCTCACTATCCCGGAGCTAATCCAACAATATTGAAGATCAAGCAAGAATTTTGAATGGCCCAAACATAGATGACCGGAGCAAAGCAGACAAAACATTTTTTTCACCTTCGGGACGTTTCATCGAACATGTTGTAGGCGTGACCGTGAGTTCTCGTCAATGTGGATGCCGGGGTTAGCCGAAAGCGGAGGAGGAGCCCGACTCCTAACGATCACCTTCTTGCCCGGGGGGTTCCCCCGCGAACAGGCGGGGCCGGtcaaggaggtcttcttcctctTGGCTGGGGCGTGTGGGATAGGAGCAGCGACGGGAGGTGTTGGTGTCGCACCGACTGCGACGACACCTTGCACGAGATGACTCCCTTGCCTATTTCTCTTGATGATGTAGGCGGTGGTGAGAGGAATTGGAGTGGTGGCAGGAGGAGTTGGAGCCGTGGAAGGCCCGGGCGAACGGACTAGCGACATTGGAGGCGGTGATGGCGCATCGTATGGCGTGCCTGGGGTGGCGGGTACTCCATTGGGCTTAATTCCGACGCCACAAGGACGGAAAGCGAGGTCAGAGGCCGAGTAGTCAGTGACGACATAGATGAAGGTGAGAAGTGAAGTCGGCGGAAGTTGCGTTGAGCCAACCGAAAGGGGATCCTCCAAAATCGGGCGAATTCCAGCACATATGGAGGAAATGATCTCGTGAATGCGGGATCGGACAAACAAAATTCAACGATGGTGCGAAGAACCTGCTCGGGCCGGGGATATGATATGGACCCGCAAATCGGTGGTTATTATAGCGGACGACCCGGTTTGTgggatctgctagagatgctctaagagcaactccaataggTTCCCTTTCCCAATCTTTTCTGGGTTTTGGGGGAGTTGGCCCAAAAAATAAGCTCATTTTTCACAATAATTTTTTCATGGGTACAAAAAAACTCATCTCCCCATAAATTGAGGGGGTGTTGCCTATCTCCTAACATGCCCCCCAATATTGTCATGTCATGTCACCGTCGCCGAATAGTAGCCGGAGCATTGCCATGCCATCGCCAACCGACTGACAAGTGGGTCTTGTATGTGAGGTCGGTTATTGGGGGTGGGATTACTGAGTACCTCTAGAAACGTTTATTCTTAATAAGAAAGAAGTGTTTATGAGAGAACCCCAATAAGTGATTATTTGGAGATGCGGTAAGTGGCATTTTTGATTAAGTTAGGAGGTTGAGTGGACCTGCTTTTTTTGCCTCCAAAATTCAAATCAAAGTATCTCCTTAACTGATTGCAAATTGCCAACGTTTTTGTCCCagtttttttttaatatttggTGAATACCCTACACCAATTTCCGCTTAATTAATCAACCTAACTAGTGTTTTCAGTTTTTCATGGTTTCTCCTATAGCAAGATAAAATTAGGGCTGGACAACATAGATGTAATGCATAAAGTCATCGACACCACAAATACACATACTAAACAACACCCTTCATTTGTAGCGAATTGAGGACAACTTTTAACCAACAAATAAGCACTGGAATGAACTCAAACAACATGCACATGTGACACAAGATTTAACGTGAAAACACCTTCTCAACTTGTAGTAAAAAACCACGGTCGTTGATCGTCCGGTCCACACAACTTCAATGTCAGAATGGTGAGTGCAAATTCTTCTATAGAACCTTTAGTCATATTTACAACACACTCTCCACATTCCCAACCTGCTCTCTCTTTGCCACTAGCTCTGCGTGCTCCTCCTCGTAATGGAGTAGAACACCGTGGCAATTTTTGACCAGCAACGCCTTTTTGATGGCAGTATGCT harbors:
- the LOC123409893 gene encoding adenylate kinase 3, which translates into the protein MAANLEDVPSVDLITEVLRRAKCSSKPDKRIILVGPPGSGKGTQSPLIKDEYCLCHLATGDMLRAAVAAKTPLGIKAKEAMNKGELVSDDLVVGIIDEAMKKPSCQKGFILDGFPRTVVQAQKLDDMLARQGAKVDKVLNFAIDDAILEERITGRWIHPSSGRSYHTKFAPPKTPGVDDVTGEPLIQRKDDTAAVLKSRLEAFHMQTEPVIDYYSKNGLVVNLHAEKPPKEVTVEVQKALS